One part of the Mycobacterium marinum genome encodes these proteins:
- a CDS encoding glycoside hydrolase — protein MISATNFDFLWILSVASVLMIALATLLTLINQVSGTPYIVGGDSPAGTDCSGLASWVSNAATDRPVFGDRFNTGNEEAALAARGFQHGTAPNALVIGWNGRHTAVTLPDGTSVSSGEGGGVRVGGGGAYQAQFTHHMYLPMDEDMVDVDLPAPEDPPAVEDVVNPDELPPPPEDPGPVDDLEISNT, from the coding sequence GTGATAAGTGCCACAAATTTTGATTTCCTATGGATATTGTCGGTAGCGTCCGTCCTCATGATTGCTCTCGCAACGCTGTTGACGCTTATCAATCAGGTTTCCGGTACGCCGTATATTGTCGGCGGCGATTCGCCCGCCGGGACCGACTGCTCGGGTTTGGCTTCCTGGGTATCTAATGCAGCAACGGATAGGCCCGTTTTCGGAGATCGATTTAATACGGGTAATGAGGAGGCCGCGCTCGCTGCTCGCGGGTTCCAACATGGCACCGCCCCCAATGCTTTGGTAATCGGTTGGAATGGTCGCCATACCGCGGTGACATTGCCTGACGGCACCTCGGTGTCCAGCGGTGAAGGGGGTGGCGTCCGGGTCGGTGGTGGGGGCGCCTACCAGGCACAATTCACTCACCACATGTATCTCCCGATGGATGAGGACATGGTTGACGTTGACCTGCCCGCGCCCGAGGACCCTCCTGCGGTTGAGGATGTCGTGAATCCGGATGAATTACCGCCGCCGCCCGAAGATCCGGGGCCCGTCGACGATCTCGAAATTTCGAATACATAA
- a CDS encoding PPE family protein yields MLWHAMPPELNTARLMAGAGSTSMLAVATGWKDWAAALDAQAIEVSARLKSAGEVCSGESGDRAIAAAVPMVSWLATASARAKARATQALAQAAAHADALATTPPLPEIAMNHITAAVVTATNFLGMSTALIALSETDYFTRMWNQAAAAMDAYQAQTAVNTRFGEPDPIKTNLGVWGLANGRIGSPRLPATWPCPPKKRSGKR; encoded by the coding sequence ATGCTGTGGCACGCGATGCCACCGGAACTAAACACCGCGCGGTTGATGGCCGGGGCGGGGTCAACGTCGATGCTGGCAGTCGCCACGGGGTGGAAGGACTGGGCAGCGGCCCTGGACGCGCAGGCCATCGAGGTGTCGGCACGGCTGAAATCCGCGGGTGAGGTGTGCAGCGGGGAAAGCGGCGACCGAGCGATTGCCGCGGCCGTGCCAATGGTGAGTTGGTTGGCCACAGCCTCAGCGCGGGCGAAGGCGCGTGCCACGCAGGCGTTGGCGCAAGCCGCCGCGCACGCCGACGCGCTGGCGACCACCCCACCGCTGCCCGAGATCGCGATGAACCACATCACGGCCGCGGTCGTTACGGCTACCAACTTTCTGGGTATGAGTACGGCGCTGATAGCGCTCAGTGAAACGGACTATTTCACCCGGATGTGGAATCAGGCCGCCGCGGCAATGGATGCTTACCAGGCGCAAACGGCCGTCAACACGCGTTTCGGCGAGCCCGACCCGATCAAGACCAATCTTGGTGTCTGGGGCCTGGCCAACGGGCGGATCGGGTCGCCACGATTGCCCGCAACGTGGCCCTGCCCGCCAAAGAAGCGATCCGGCAAACGCTGA
- a CDS encoding PPE domain-containing protein, whose protein sequence is MSQPRMLTVNRNEILARADELDTPIANPPSDPVKAACGLETAVTGAKQIKLSADNLRTRLAVGAQERHRIAEFMRSAAKAYEDVDEQAAVALRNGGNGSVSPAALAANPAADPPALADTETVSSTLLPDFIDLKAAANKIHNKGDQGKSLLHFADEWTKYAQTIRDSFSRFREFEDWDGDAAETVQDALLQHWDWLSGMAELSIKIAKQASDLAQVQHSAVQKHPTLHDVVVLEREICVAYDATKYDITGTALATLLILKSKYTKKHETSAEVLSDYSEKSTIDPLHPTTPPHAPTPTDPQPHGDIPVIPGGGLPSTPTMPTMPTLPTMPFTGSPGGDDMGTAADALRRASRVAPGTGVKPASTGGGVGGGALAPPPANGIDARSVPTGAAGSAGSLGRGNVPRGPLMGGGMPMGAPGQGQGNAKTKSSQQEQEVLYAENRAWTEGLIGISPLEDSKEQ, encoded by the coding sequence ATGTCTCAGCCGCGTATGTTGACGGTGAATCGGAACGAGATTTTGGCTAGGGCCGATGAGCTCGACACCCCGATAGCCAACCCGCCAAGCGATCCCGTCAAGGCCGCATGTGGCCTCGAGACGGCGGTCACCGGGGCCAAGCAGATCAAGTTGTCCGCCGACAATCTGCGGACCCGCCTTGCGGTGGGCGCTCAGGAGCGACACCGCATCGCGGAGTTCATGAGGAGCGCGGCCAAGGCCTACGAAGACGTTGACGAGCAGGCCGCGGTCGCCTTGCGCAACGGCGGCAACGGTTCCGTGTCGCCCGCAGCACTCGCCGCGAACCCAGCCGCAGATCCACCGGCCCTGGCCGATACCGAGACGGTGTCATCAACACTGCTACCCGACTTCATCGATCTCAAGGCGGCCGCAAACAAAATCCACAACAAAGGCGACCAAGGCAAATCGCTGCTGCACTTTGCGGACGAATGGACCAAGTACGCCCAAACGATTCGGGACTCCTTTTCCAGGTTCCGGGAATTCGAAGACTGGGACGGCGACGCGGCCGAGACCGTTCAGGACGCACTCCTTCAGCACTGGGACTGGCTGAGCGGCATGGCGGAATTGAGTATCAAAATAGCTAAGCAGGCCTCAGATCTCGCGCAGGTGCAGCACTCCGCCGTACAAAAACACCCCACGCTGCACGATGTCGTCGTCCTTGAAAGAGAAATCTGCGTCGCGTACGACGCGACCAAGTACGACATCACTGGTACCGCGTTGGCGACTCTGTTGATTCTCAAGTCGAAATACACAAAGAAGCACGAGACGTCGGCAGAGGTGCTTTCCGACTACTCCGAGAAATCAACCATCGACCCACTGCATCCGACCACCCCGCCGCACGCCCCCACCCCAACCGACCCGCAACCCCACGGCGATATCCCGGTAATCCCTGGCGGTGGGCTGCCGAGCACCCCCACGATGCCCACGATGCCGACCCTGCCGACGATGCCCTTCACCGGGTCACCGGGCGGCGACGATATGGGGACCGCGGCCGATGCGCTACGCCGCGCATCCAGGGTGGCCCCCGGCACGGGGGTCAAGCCGGCGTCGACCGGCGGAGGCGTTGGCGGCGGTGCGCTGGCACCACCGCCCGCCAACGGAATCGATGCCAGATCCGTACCGACCGGCGCGGCGGGCAGTGCGGGAAGCCTGGGCCGGGGGAACGTGCCCCGCGGCCCCCTGATGGGCGGCGGCATGCCGATGGGCGCACCCGGTCAAGGTCAAGGAAACGCCAAAACCAAGTCCTCGCAACAAGAACAGGAAGTGCTTTACGCCGAGAACCGAGCCTGGACCGAGGGACTCATCGGAATCAGCCCGCTCGAAGACAGCAAGGAGCAGTGA
- a CDS encoding YbaB/EbfC family nucleoid-associated protein, with product MKLDPTAARALTLMSQFQSTLQGRFHHMNNGVFKASDETKSVQVTLNGYQWLTGIRIENGLLKEVGAQGVAERVNEALQNAQRAVSVFDEQSGQTLVDTLATISAAISQPPA from the coding sequence ATGAAATTGGACCCCACGGCGGCCCGGGCGCTGACCTTGATGTCGCAGTTTCAATCCACCCTGCAGGGGCGGTTCCACCACATGAACAACGGGGTTTTCAAAGCCTCCGACGAGACCAAGTCCGTGCAGGTGACGCTCAATGGCTACCAGTGGCTCACCGGCATCCGCATCGAAAACGGTCTGCTGAAAGAGGTGGGCGCGCAGGGGGTCGCTGAGCGGGTCAACGAGGCGCTGCAGAACGCGCAGCGAGCGGTGAGCGTCTTTGACGAACAGTCGGGCCAAACGCTTGTCGACACACTCGCCACCATTTCCGCTGCGATCAGCCAACCGCCGGCCTGA
- a CDS encoding ESX-1 secretion-associated protein — MNEILTLQPDVISRLSQGHDATVTGLQAATAAPAGISANVATTHGTFTSEFNNALSEFEAVRARAGQALQGVATGLSKNLNKALTAYVNTDRAGAEILDQQVDR; from the coding sequence ATGAACGAAATCCTGACCCTGCAGCCCGATGTCATCAGCAGACTGTCGCAAGGGCACGACGCTACGGTCACCGGTCTGCAGGCCGCGACGGCGGCGCCCGCCGGGATCAGCGCGAATGTTGCCACCACCCACGGCACGTTCACGTCGGAGTTCAACAATGCGCTCAGCGAATTCGAAGCCGTCCGCGCCCGCGCCGGTCAGGCTCTGCAAGGGGTCGCAACCGGACTTTCCAAGAACCTGAACAAGGCACTCACCGCGTACGTCAACACCGACCGAGCCGGCGCCGAGATCCTCGACCAACAGGTTGATCGCTGA
- a CDS encoding secretion protein EspK: MCIAKPTGEHVGLMLDPGGWPEADEDIFYVRAQQYSQTLRQITHVLDTCRQQRLHVFEGGVWSGGAADAANGALGANIDQLMTVQDHLATVIVWHRYVADLIGQAKSEIGNHVDAAQREINIVERDQTLDAEQKTAAIDSLISVAHAANVGVVSSTAEQVLEFKHWKAPKNALDQLLDQKTPPPLPDTPPVSALPETPPLGAPAPTEPPLATPGIGANPAPEGAASPVRPVAPVRPGTAEPPTLGAVPIAASPIPAATPRPAPSRQAVPAAALRPATSTDQTPVTGGLTDQPAQADPSQSGDQSGVGVAPAAMTGMAPARVAGAAPSGAGFGATADSGSAGPATGWGARSRVPAGTPRLGGSVRGRAAAPRASAYGASAAGSWATDHTNGTDQRESNDAPMAGPMVPVAAARAARDAVAAGFTTRGKDRDDALRLARRIAAALNAPGGGADHDFGFFWITAVTVDGQIAVANSYGLAFIPDRVELPDVVQMASADHAIPAGERARCATYPLLAVQAWATHHDTTLRAVIGTAEQLADCDPGVAKIILEPDDIPESGKMTGRSRLEVVNPAAAARLSDTKDPSLIKLLPPAPVAADVPADQDGMLWFEVMAPMASSAAGREAAHLRAFQAYAAHAQELALHLAHCAADPDTARAAIADWLYWQHVAGLLGSALCNAA; this comes from the coding sequence ATGTGCATCGCGAAGCCGACTGGTGAACATGTCGGGCTGATGCTCGACCCGGGTGGGTGGCCGGAGGCCGATGAGGACATCTTTTATGTCCGGGCCCAGCAGTACAGCCAGACATTGCGCCAAATCACCCATGTCTTGGACACGTGTCGGCAGCAGCGGCTCCACGTCTTCGAAGGCGGTGTCTGGTCGGGGGGTGCCGCTGATGCCGCCAACGGCGCGCTGGGCGCAAACATTGATCAACTGATGACGGTGCAGGATCATCTCGCGACGGTGATTGTCTGGCATCGGTACGTAGCCGATTTGATTGGGCAAGCCAAGTCGGAAATCGGTAACCATGTCGATGCCGCTCAACGAGAAATCAACATCGTGGAGCGGGATCAGACCCTCGACGCCGAACAGAAGACCGCCGCGATCGATTCGCTGATCAGTGTGGCGCATGCGGCCAATGTCGGCGTCGTTTCCAGCACCGCTGAGCAGGTGCTGGAGTTCAAGCATTGGAAGGCGCCGAAGAACGCCCTCGACCAGCTGCTGGATCAGAAGACGCCACCACCACTGCCGGACACACCGCCAGTGAGTGCGCTCCCGGAGACACCGCCGCTGGGCGCCCCGGCACCGACGGAACCGCCGCTGGCCACCCCCGGTATCGGGGCGAACCCGGCACCGGAAGGGGCTGCGAGTCCGGTCCGGCCGGTCGCGCCGGTCAGACCCGGTACTGCGGAACCGCCTACTTTGGGGGCGGTACCGATCGCGGCGTCACCGATCCCCGCAGCCACCCCGCGTCCGGCTCCGAGCCGGCAAGCCGTACCGGCAGCTGCGCTCAGACCTGCGACGTCGACCGATCAGACGCCCGTCACGGGTGGGCTTACCGATCAGCCGGCGCAGGCAGATCCGTCACAGTCCGGCGATCAATCGGGGGTGGGTGTTGCGCCCGCCGCAATGACCGGCATGGCGCCCGCGCGGGTGGCCGGCGCAGCACCGAGCGGGGCCGGATTCGGCGCGACCGCGGATTCGGGCAGCGCAGGCCCGGCCACGGGGTGGGGCGCGCGGTCACGAGTTCCGGCTGGAACACCCCGGTTGGGCGGGTCGGTCCGGGGGCGCGCAGCGGCCCCCCGAGCGTCCGCGTATGGCGCGTCAGCCGCAGGGTCGTGGGCGACCGATCACACCAATGGCACCGATCAGCGCGAGTCAAACGATGCGCCCATGGCGGGACCGATGGTCCCGGTTGCGGCGGCCCGGGCGGCGCGCGATGCCGTGGCCGCAGGCTTCACCACCCGCGGTAAGGACCGGGATGATGCGCTGCGCTTGGCGCGCCGGATCGCGGCGGCACTCAACGCGCCCGGCGGCGGCGCCGACCACGATTTCGGGTTCTTCTGGATCACCGCGGTGACCGTCGACGGCCAGATCGCGGTAGCCAACAGCTATGGGCTGGCCTTTATCCCGGACCGGGTCGAACTGCCCGACGTCGTGCAGATGGCCAGCGCCGATCACGCCATCCCCGCCGGCGAGCGGGCGCGCTGTGCTACCTATCCGCTGCTGGCCGTGCAGGCCTGGGCAACCCACCATGACACCACGCTGCGCGCGGTGATCGGCACCGCGGAGCAGCTGGCCGACTGCGATCCCGGGGTCGCCAAAATCATCCTGGAGCCCGACGACATCCCGGAGAGCGGCAAAATGACCGGCCGGTCCCGGCTGGAGGTGGTCAATCCTGCCGCCGCGGCTCGGCTGTCCGACACCAAAGATCCGAGTTTGATCAAGCTGTTGCCGCCAGCCCCGGTTGCCGCGGATGTCCCGGCAGATCAGGACGGGATGTTGTGGTTCGAGGTGATGGCACCCATGGCCAGCAGCGCCGCTGGCCGCGAGGCCGCACATCTGAGGGCCTTTCAGGCCTATGCCGCGCACGCGCAGGAACTCGCCCTGCACCTGGCACACTGCGCGGCCGATCCCGACACCGCGCGTGCCGCCATCGCCGACTGGCTGTACTGGCAACACGTCGCCGGGCTGCTCGGCAGCGCCCTGTGCAACGCGGCGTGA
- the ychF gene encoding redox-regulated ATPase YchF: MSLSLGIVGLPNVGKSTLFNALTRNDVLAANYPFATIEPNEGVVSLPDPRLDKLAELFGSERIVAAPVTFVDIAGLVKGASEGAGLGNKFLAHIRECDAICQVVRVFHDDDVTHVSGRVDPRSDIEVVETELILADMQTLERAVPRLEKEARNNKERKPVHEAALAAQEVLDSGKTLFAAGMDTSLLRELNLLTTKPFLYVFNADESVLTDAARVAQLRELVAPADAVFLDAAIEAELVELDEESAAELLESIGQTERGLDALARAGFHTLNLQTYLTVGPKEARAWTIHRGDTAPKAAGVIHTDFEKGFIKAEIVSFDDLLAAGSMAAAKAAGKVRMEGKDYVMADGDVVEFRFQTSSGGKAAGR, encoded by the coding sequence GTGAGCTTGAGCCTGGGAATCGTGGGCCTGCCAAATGTGGGCAAGTCGACACTCTTCAACGCGCTGACACGCAACGACGTGTTGGCAGCCAACTATCCGTTCGCCACCATCGAGCCCAACGAGGGGGTCGTTTCGCTGCCGGACCCGCGACTTGACAAGTTGGCGGAGCTTTTCGGATCGGAACGTATCGTCGCGGCACCGGTGACCTTCGTCGACATCGCCGGACTGGTCAAGGGAGCGTCGGAGGGCGCTGGACTGGGCAACAAGTTCCTGGCGCACATTCGCGAGTGCGACGCGATCTGCCAGGTGGTGCGGGTGTTCCACGACGACGACGTGACCCACGTGTCCGGCCGGGTCGATCCCCGGTCCGATATCGAAGTCGTCGAGACCGAGCTGATCCTGGCCGACATGCAAACCCTCGAACGTGCCGTGCCCAGGCTGGAGAAGGAAGCTCGCAACAACAAGGAGCGCAAGCCCGTCCACGAAGCGGCGCTGGCGGCCCAGGAGGTGCTCGACAGTGGCAAGACACTGTTCGCCGCCGGCATGGACACTTCCTTGCTGCGTGAACTGAACCTGCTGACCACCAAGCCGTTCCTGTACGTGTTCAACGCCGACGAGTCGGTGCTCACTGATGCCGCGCGGGTCGCCCAGCTGCGTGAACTGGTCGCGCCGGCGGACGCCGTCTTCCTGGACGCGGCGATCGAGGCGGAGCTGGTCGAGCTCGACGAGGAATCAGCCGCCGAACTGCTGGAGTCGATCGGACAAACCGAGCGTGGCCTGGACGCGCTGGCCCGCGCCGGCTTCCACACCCTCAACCTGCAGACCTACCTGACGGTGGGGCCCAAGGAGGCCAGGGCCTGGACCATCCACCGCGGCGACACCGCGCCCAAGGCGGCCGGGGTGATCCATACCGACTTTGAAAAGGGCTTTATCAAGGCGGAGATCGTTTCCTTCGACGACCTGTTGGCCGCCGGGTCGATGGCCGCGGCCAAAGCCGCCGGCAAGGTCCGGATGGAGGGCAAGGACTACGTCATGGCCGATGGCGACGTGGTCGAGTTCCGTTTCCAGACCAGCTCCGGCGGTAAGGCAGCAGGGCGCTAG
- a CDS encoding DUF6542 domain-containing protein, producing MSADRARTAVPPSHRSIVPNIPGAPWWGAVLIAVSTTALGYAFDAGHKDLTHVFAGFYIVGCIAAVLAVRQSGVFTAVIQPPLILFITVPGAYWLFHSAKIGKFKDLLINCGYPLIERFPLMLGTAGTVLLIGLIRWYIGMAQRTSALATGDDGEPTTATRTPILHSLAEKLSALLGGDPDDVADAAPPAPEAGRRSSRSGRSSTPGNRSTTRRTDRTRSRRTRPPVEDQPDPGAERPRRRRPTPPPDNDAAEPPRRARRRPRPPGDSDLRATPPRQPRRDPHTRRNPYESYERPAPRTSRFDPYSGYEPPEAPESFDRYERRAGRYEPYEPFEPFEPPRRRGSTGGPNNANPKHHPISQVRYRGAAPRDEGRDQYRDEPRPDRRSRPRAPRRPQAESWEYDV from the coding sequence GTGTCAGCGGACCGGGCGAGAACAGCGGTGCCACCAAGCCACCGCTCAATCGTTCCCAATATTCCAGGTGCTCCGTGGTGGGGCGCAGTTCTCATCGCCGTCAGCACGACGGCACTCGGGTACGCGTTCGACGCCGGCCACAAGGATCTGACACACGTTTTCGCCGGCTTCTACATCGTGGGCTGCATCGCCGCGGTGCTGGCGGTCCGCCAATCGGGCGTATTCACCGCGGTCATCCAGCCGCCGTTAATCCTCTTCATCACGGTGCCCGGTGCCTACTGGTTGTTCCACTCCGCCAAGATCGGCAAGTTCAAGGACCTCCTGATCAATTGCGGCTATCCGCTGATCGAACGTTTCCCATTGATGCTGGGCACCGCCGGTACGGTGCTGCTGATCGGCTTGATCAGGTGGTACATCGGGATGGCGCAACGAACGAGCGCGCTGGCCACCGGTGACGACGGCGAGCCCACCACCGCCACACGAACGCCGATTTTGCACAGCCTCGCCGAAAAATTGAGTGCCCTGCTGGGCGGTGACCCCGACGACGTGGCCGATGCGGCCCCGCCAGCACCCGAAGCGGGCAGACGGTCGTCGAGAAGCGGCCGCAGCTCCACCCCGGGCAATCGGTCCACCACCCGGCGCACCGACCGCACCCGTTCGCGACGCACCCGCCCACCGGTAGAAGATCAGCCGGACCCGGGTGCCGAACGTCCGCGGCGCCGCCGTCCGACACCCCCTCCCGACAACGACGCGGCCGAACCGCCCCGGCGGGCGCGTCGCCGGCCCCGCCCACCGGGTGACTCGGACTTGCGCGCCACGCCGCCGCGCCAGCCGCGGCGTGATCCGCACACGCGGCGCAACCCGTACGAGTCCTACGAGCGGCCCGCGCCCCGCACAAGTCGCTTCGATCCCTACAGCGGATACGAGCCACCCGAGGCCCCGGAGTCCTTCGATCGGTATGAACGCCGGGCCGGCCGCTACGAGCCCTATGAGCCGTTTGAACCCTTCGAGCCCCCACGCCGGCGCGGCAGCACCGGCGGGCCCAACAACGCCAACCCGAAACACCACCCGATCTCGCAGGTCCGCTACCGCGGGGCGGCGCCCCGCGACGAGGGCCGCGATCAATACCGCGACGAGCCTCGCCCGGATCGCCGGAGTCGTCCCCGCGCACCGCGCCGGCCCCAGGCCGAATCCTGGGAGTACGACGTCTGA
- a CDS encoding 4-hydroxy-3-methylbut-2-enyl diphosphate reductase: MVPTIDMGIPGASSSVAHVPTRRRVLLAEPRGYCAGVDRAVETVERALEKHGPPVYVRHEIVHNRHVVDTLAKAGAVFVEETDQVPEGAIVVFSAHGVAPTVYAAAAERNLQTIDATCPLVTKVHNEARRFARNDYDILLIGHEGHEEVVGTAGEAPEHVQLVDGLDGAERVTIRDEDKVVWLSQTTLSVDETMEIVARLRQRFPKLQDPPSDDICYATQNRQVAVKAMAPECDLVLVVGSRNSSNSVRLVEVALGAGAQAAYLVDWADDIDQSWLQGVTTVGVTSGASVPEVLVRGVLERLAESGYDMVQPVTTANETLVFALPREIRPAR; encoded by the coding sequence ATGGTGCCGACTATCGACATGGGAATTCCCGGTGCCTCGAGTTCGGTAGCGCACGTCCCGACCCGTAGACGGGTGCTATTGGCCGAGCCGCGAGGTTACTGTGCGGGCGTGGATCGCGCCGTGGAGACGGTCGAGCGAGCGCTGGAAAAGCACGGTCCGCCCGTCTACGTGCGTCACGAGATCGTGCACAACCGCCACGTGGTGGACACCCTGGCCAAGGCGGGTGCGGTATTCGTCGAGGAGACCGATCAGGTTCCCGAGGGAGCCATCGTGGTGTTCTCTGCCCACGGCGTCGCCCCGACGGTCTACGCGGCAGCCGCCGAACGCAACCTGCAGACCATCGACGCCACCTGCCCGCTGGTCACCAAGGTGCACAACGAGGCCAGGCGGTTCGCCCGTAACGACTACGACATCCTGCTGATTGGTCATGAGGGCCATGAGGAGGTCGTCGGAACTGCCGGGGAGGCTCCCGAACACGTACAGCTCGTCGACGGGCTCGACGGCGCCGAGCGGGTGACGATCCGCGACGAGGACAAGGTGGTCTGGCTCTCGCAAACCACGTTGTCAGTGGACGAGACCATGGAGATTGTCGCGCGACTGCGCCAACGCTTCCCCAAGCTGCAGGATCCGCCCAGCGACGACATCTGCTATGCGACCCAGAACCGCCAGGTCGCGGTCAAGGCGATGGCACCCGAATGCGACCTCGTGCTGGTCGTCGGCTCGCGCAATTCGTCGAACTCGGTACGGCTGGTCGAGGTGGCGTTGGGTGCGGGCGCCCAAGCCGCCTACCTGGTGGACTGGGCCGACGACATCGATCAGTCGTGGCTGCAAGGTGTCACCACGGTCGGCGTGACGTCGGGGGCTTCAGTCCCCGAGGTGCTGGTACGTGGTGTGCTGGAACGGCTGGCCGAGAGCGGTTACGACATGGTGCAGCCGGTGACCACGGCCAACGAGACATTGGTATTCGCCCTGCCCCGGGAAATCCGGCCGGCGCGCTAG